In a single window of the Sphingosinicella microcystinivorans genome:
- a CDS encoding ATP-dependent helicase yields the protein MMSVSVPTSMSDEPPYLSGLNAPQRDAVLTTEGPVLMLAGAGTGKTRALTARLAHIIYTQRAWPSEILAVTFTNKAAREMRERMHAVIGDMAEGLGWLGTFHAVAAKMLRRHAELVGLKSNFSILDTDDQIRLLKQVITAADLDEKRWPARQLAGLVDKWKNRGWTPESLPKDETWAFADGRAGALYAAYQARLVELNATDFGDLLLHMLTIFAKHRDVLEQYQARFRYILVDEYQDTNVSQYLWLRLLAQKHRNICCVGDDDQSIYSWRGAEVANILRFEQDFPGAKVIRLEQNYRSTGHILGAAGGLIAQNADRLGKTLWTEADSGEKVRVLGVWDGPEEARRVGDEIESLQRRGVSADRVAILVRAQYQMLEFEERFVRVGIPFRIIGGPRFFARMEIRDALAYFRVVSQPADDLAFERIVNTPKRGLGDKSLQRLHQFAAAAGIPLSVAASDIAGTSELPPAARKALAQLSEDFRRWRGHLADKMPHPELARIIIEESGYLAMWQADRSTEAQGRVENLLELTRAMEEFESMEAFLEHVSLVMDNEEARDEPKVTIMTLHAAKGLEFDHVFLVGWEEGVFPSQRSLDEGGLKSLEEERRLAYVGITRAKQEATILHAANRRVYGQWTSSIPSRFVAELPREHIEAETSLSGGASLWRAALDERDPFADVHRATRRGHGPGWQRAQTYGRPTHAATQIEAKPVSVTVGAAPRRDLSVGMRVFHQKFGGGTIKAIEGNKLEVAFDHAGEKRVLDSFVEAQA from the coding sequence ATGATGAGTGTATCTGTTCCCACCTCGATGAGCGATGAACCGCCCTATCTCAGCGGCCTGAACGCGCCGCAGCGCGACGCGGTGCTGACGACCGAGGGCCCCGTGCTGATGCTCGCGGGCGCCGGCACGGGCAAGACTCGCGCGCTGACCGCGCGGCTCGCGCACATCATCTACACGCAGCGCGCGTGGCCGTCCGAAATCCTCGCCGTCACCTTCACCAACAAGGCGGCGCGCGAGATGCGCGAGCGGATGCACGCGGTGATCGGCGACATGGCGGAGGGGCTGGGCTGGCTCGGCACCTTCCATGCCGTCGCCGCGAAGATGCTCCGCCGCCACGCCGAGCTTGTCGGGCTCAAGTCGAACTTCTCGATCCTCGACACCGACGACCAGATCCGCCTCCTGAAGCAGGTCATCACCGCCGCCGATCTCGACGAGAAGCGCTGGCCCGCGCGCCAGCTCGCCGGCCTCGTCGACAAGTGGAAGAACCGCGGCTGGACGCCCGAATCGCTCCCGAAGGACGAGACGTGGGCGTTCGCGGACGGCAGGGCGGGCGCGCTCTACGCCGCCTATCAGGCGCGGCTCGTCGAATTGAACGCCACCGATTTCGGCGACCTCCTGCTGCACATGCTCACCATCTTCGCCAAGCACCGCGACGTTCTGGAGCAGTACCAGGCGCGTTTCCGCTACATCCTCGTCGACGAGTATCAGGACACCAACGTCTCGCAGTACCTCTGGCTGCGCCTGCTCGCGCAGAAGCACCGGAACATCTGCTGCGTGGGCGATGACGACCAATCGATCTATTCGTGGCGCGGCGCGGAGGTCGCCAACATCCTGCGCTTCGAGCAGGACTTTCCCGGCGCGAAGGTGATCCGGCTCGAACAGAACTACCGCTCCACGGGCCATATCCTCGGCGCGGCAGGCGGCCTCATCGCGCAGAATGCCGACCGGCTCGGCAAGACCCTCTGGACCGAGGCGGACAGCGGCGAGAAGGTGCGCGTGCTCGGCGTGTGGGACGGGCCGGAGGAAGCCCGCCGCGTCGGCGACGAGATCGAGAGCCTCCAGCGCCGCGGCGTTTCCGCCGACCGCGTCGCCATCCTCGTGCGCGCGCAGTACCAGATGCTGGAATTCGAGGAGCGCTTCGTGCGCGTCGGCATCCCGTTCCGCATCATCGGCGGCCCGCGTTTCTTCGCCCGGATGGAGATCCGCGACGCCCTCGCCTACTTCCGCGTCGTCAGCCAGCCCGCCGACGACCTCGCCTTCGAACGCATCGTCAACACCCCCAAGCGCGGCCTCGGCGACAAGAGCCTGCAACGCCTGCACCAGTTCGCCGCCGCCGCCGGGATACCGCTGTCGGTCGCCGCCTCCGACATCGCCGGCACCAGCGAACTCCCGCCCGCCGCGCGCAAGGCGCTCGCGCAGCTTTCCGAGGACTTCCGCCGCTGGCGCGGGCACCTCGCGGACAAGATGCCCCACCCGGAGCTTGCCCGCATCATCATCGAGGAATCGGGCTACCTCGCCATGTGGCAGGCCGACCGCTCCACCGAGGCGCAGGGCCGCGTCGAGAACTTGCTCGAGCTCACCCGCGCGATGGAGGAGTTCGAGTCGATGGAGGCGTTCCTCGAACACGTCAGCCTCGTGATGGACAACGAGGAGGCCCGCGACGAGCCCAAGGTCACGATCATGACGCTCCACGCCGCCAAGGGACTCGAATTCGACCACGTCTTCCTCGTCGGCTGGGAGGAGGGCGTGTTCCCCTCGCAGCGCTCGCTCGACGAGGGCGGGCTCAAGAGCCTCGAGGAGGAACGCCGCCTCGCCTACGTCGGCATCACGCGCGCGAAGCAGGAGGCGACGATCCTCCACGCCGCGAACCGCCGCGTCTACGGCCAGTGGACCTCGTCCATCCCCTCACGCTTCGTCGCCGAGCTTCCGCGCGAGCACATCGAGGCGGAAACCTCGCTCTCCGGCGGTGCCTCGCTCTGGCGCGCCGCGCTCGACGAGCGCGACCCCTTCGCCGACGTCCACCGCGCCACCCGGCGCGGCCACGGCCCCGGCTGGCAACGCGCCCAGACCTACGGCCGCCCCACCCACGCCGCGACGCAGATCGAGGCGAAGCCCGTCTCGGTAACGGTCGGCGCCGCTCCCCGCCGCGACCTCTCCGTCGGGATGCGCGTCTTCCACCAGAAGTTCGGCGGCGGCACGATCAAGGCGATCGAGGGCAACAAGCTGGAAGTGGCGTTCGATCACGCGGGCGAGAAGCGGGTTCTGGACAGCTTTGTGGAGGCACAGGCCTGA
- the rsmD gene encoding 16S rRNA (guanine(966)-N(2))-methyltransferase RsmD, producing MRIIAGAWRGRPLAAPAGAATRPTADRARETLFSMLTSRLGTFEGLTVADLFAGTGALGLEALSRGAAHATFVETDRSALTALKANIAKLGAAERATVLARSADAPGTAAAAFDLLFLDPPYGKGLAERALAALRQGGWPAPGAWISVETSRDETLGPEGYVVDTVRDVGKARLHLLRVV from the coding sequence ATGAGGATCATCGCGGGGGCATGGCGCGGACGGCCCCTCGCCGCGCCCGCCGGTGCCGCGACCCGGCCCACCGCCGACCGCGCGCGCGAGACCCTGTTCTCGATGCTGACGAGCCGCCTCGGCACGTTCGAGGGGCTGACTGTCGCCGACCTGTTCGCAGGCACGGGCGCGCTCGGGCTCGAGGCCCTGTCGCGCGGGGCCGCGCACGCCACGTTCGTGGAAACAGACCGCAGCGCGCTCACCGCACTCAAGGCCAATATCGCGAAGCTCGGCGCCGCCGAGCGGGCCACCGTACTGGCCCGAAGCGCGGACGCGCCGGGCACGGCGGCCGCTGCCTTTGACCTCCTGTTCCTCGATCCGCCCTACGGCAAGGGCCTTGCGGAACGGGCGCTCGCGGCCTTGCGGCAAGGCGGCTGGCCGGCGCCGGGCGCATGGATCAGCGTTGAGACGAGCCGTGACGAGACGCTTGGCCCGGAGGGCTACGTCGTCGACACGGTCCGCGACGTCGGCAAGGCGCGGCTGCACCTGCTGCGGGTGGTATGA
- a CDS encoding K+/H+ antiporter subunit F — translation MSTLFLAWAITTSQIILGFAMGCAAWRVAVGPRAQDRVLGLDTLYVNAMLLLVTFGIQTGRTLYFESALAIGILGFTGTVALSKFLMRGEVIE, via the coding sequence ATGAGCACGCTGTTCCTGGCGTGGGCGATCACCACGTCGCAGATCATCCTCGGCTTCGCTATGGGCTGCGCCGCGTGGCGCGTCGCCGTGGGACCGCGCGCGCAGGACCGCGTGCTGGGGCTCGATACGCTGTACGTGAACGCCATGCTGCTGCTCGTCACCTTCGGCATCCAGACCGGACGCACGCTCTACTTCGAATCCGCGCTTGCCATCGGCATCCTCGGCTTCACGGGCACGGTGGCGCTCTCGAAGTTCCTGATGCGCGGCGAGGTGATCGAATGA
- a CDS encoding DUF885 domain-containing protein, whose translation MKLRVLLPILLVGVAACDSAPKAPPKADWKAFSDAYIEATFKADPYFAVYQGRHEYDGILPDWSKAGIDAEIARLKTALADAQALDTSGFTDAERFERDYLVAVTRGNLFWLETARWPYRNPAFYTDNGLDPNVYVTRPYAAADVRLKAFVKYANALPKAAEQIKADLAGPMPRSYIDYGLAAFNGYADYFEKEVMIAFDVKDEALQKELAAASGVGAKAMRDLAAFLEGKRSGQTEDFVLGPEAFAAMVRETEGVDIGLDELERIGEADLKRNQAALKSACDKLAPGKPIPDCMAVVANDKPADGPVAEARRQLPDLKAFLVKADLVSIPGTEEALVEESPPFNRQNSAYIDIPGPYETGLPSVYYISPPDPSWPKEVQDGFVPGKLDLLFTSVHEVWPGHFLNFLHANRAKSQFGKVFVGYAFAEGWAHYTEEMMWEAGLGSGDPATHVGQLSNALLRDCRYLSAIGMHARGMTVEQSRRMFRDECYQDEGNARQQSARGTYDPAYLNYTMGKLLIRKLREDWTASRGGRTAWKAFHDEFLGYGGPPIPLVRKAMMKEAEAKAVF comes from the coding sequence ATGAAACTTCGCGTTCTTCTGCCGATTCTGCTCGTTGGCGTCGCGGCCTGCGACTCCGCCCCGAAAGCGCCGCCGAAGGCCGACTGGAAGGCGTTTTCCGACGCCTATATCGAGGCGACGTTCAAGGCCGATCCCTATTTCGCCGTCTATCAGGGGCGGCACGAGTACGACGGCATCCTGCCCGACTGGTCGAAGGCGGGGATCGACGCGGAGATCGCGCGGCTGAAGACGGCGCTTGCCGACGCGCAGGCGCTCGACACATCGGGCTTCACCGATGCCGAGCGCTTCGAGCGCGACTATCTGGTCGCGGTGACGCGCGGGAACCTTTTCTGGCTGGAAACGGCGCGCTGGCCCTACCGCAATCCCGCATTCTACACCGACAACGGGCTGGACCCGAACGTCTATGTGACGCGGCCCTATGCCGCGGCGGACGTGCGCCTGAAGGCGTTCGTGAAGTACGCGAACGCGCTGCCGAAGGCGGCGGAGCAGATCAAGGCAGATCTCGCCGGGCCGATGCCGCGCAGCTACATCGACTACGGTCTCGCCGCGTTCAACGGCTATGCCGACTATTTCGAGAAGGAGGTCATGATCGCCTTCGACGTGAAGGACGAAGCGCTCCAGAAGGAGCTGGCCGCGGCGAGCGGCGTCGGTGCGAAGGCGATGCGCGACCTTGCCGCCTTCCTCGAAGGCAAGCGCTCCGGCCAGACAGAGGATTTCGTGCTGGGGCCGGAGGCGTTCGCGGCGATGGTGCGCGAGACCGAGGGCGTCGACATCGGCCTCGACGAACTCGAGCGCATCGGCGAGGCGGACCTGAAGCGCAACCAGGCGGCGCTGAAATCCGCCTGCGACAAGCTCGCGCCAGGCAAGCCGATCCCCGACTGCATGGCGGTGGTTGCCAACGACAAGCCGGCGGACGGCCCGGTCGCGGAGGCGCGGCGCCAGCTTCCGGACCTGAAGGCGTTCCTGGTGAAGGCCGACCTCGTGTCGATTCCGGGCACGGAGGAGGCGCTCGTCGAGGAATCGCCGCCGTTCAACCGGCAGAACAGCGCCTACATCGACATCCCGGGGCCGTATGAGACGGGGCTTCCTTCCGTCTACTACATCTCGCCGCCCGATCCTTCGTGGCCGAAAGAGGTGCAGGACGGGTTCGTGCCCGGCAAGCTCGACCTGCTGTTTACCTCGGTGCACGAGGTCTGGCCGGGGCATTTCCTGAACTTCCTGCACGCCAACCGCGCGAAATCGCAGTTCGGCAAGGTGTTCGTCGGCTATGCCTTCGCGGAAGGCTGGGCGCATTACACCGAGGAGATGATGTGGGAAGCGGGCCTCGGCAGCGGCGATCCCGCCACGCACGTCGGCCAGCTTTCGAACGCGCTGCTGCGCGACTGCCGCTACCTCTCCGCCATCGGGATGCACGCGCGCGGCATGACGGTCGAGCAGTCCCGCCGGATGTTCCGCGACGAATGCTATCAGGACGAAGGCAACGCCCGCCAGCAATCGGCGCGCGGCACATACGATCCCGCCTATCTCAACTACACGATGGGCAAGCTGCTGATCCGCAAGCTCCGCGAGGACTGGACCGCCTCACGCGGCGGCCGCACGGCGTGGAAGGCCTTCCACGACGAATTCCTCGGCTACGGCGGCCCGCCGATCCCGCTGGTCCGTAAGGCGATGATGAAGGAGGCCGAGGCGAAGGCGGTGTTTTGA
- a CDS encoding pseudouridine synthase, translating to MSKPPRRSGPPRRPSKAGGPARPPADGKPRRPRPPADRRDEPGGERPRPAGRSERPARPDRPARRPDRPTPPAHKPGEPQRIAKLLARAGVGSRRDIERMIAEGRIAVEGAVLTSPALNLASLAGVTVDGNPVAAASATRLYRFHKPAGCLTTARDPKGRATIYDLLPKDLPRLVTIGRLDMNTEGLLLLTNDGELKRAMELPANALVRRYRVRVFGSVNARALEALAEGVTIEGVRYGPINADIEHRSGAYAWLVVSITEGKNREVRKVLEHLGLKVARLIRVGYGPFDLGELPVRGVEQVPDDAVSRLRSRLPQK from the coding sequence ATGTCGAAACCCCCTCGCCGTTCCGGTCCCCCGCGCCGCCCTTCGAAAGCCGGCGGTCCTGCGCGTCCGCCCGCGGACGGCAAGCCGCGGCGCCCGCGCCCGCCCGCCGATCGCCGTGACGAACCCGGCGGCGAGCGGCCGCGCCCGGCCGGAAGGTCCGAGCGCCCCGCCCGGCCCGACCGGCCCGCGCGTCGCCCGGACCGCCCCACCCCCCCGGCGCACAAGCCCGGCGAGCCGCAGCGCATCGCCAAGCTGCTCGCCCGCGCGGGCGTCGGCTCGCGGCGCGACATCGAGCGGATGATCGCCGAGGGGCGGATCGCGGTGGAGGGCGCCGTGCTGACCTCGCCCGCGCTCAACCTCGCCTCGCTCGCCGGCGTGACCGTGGACGGCAACCCCGTCGCCGCCGCGAGCGCGACGCGCCTCTACCGCTTCCACAAGCCCGCCGGCTGCCTGACCACCGCGCGCGATCCCAAGGGCCGCGCCACGATCTACGACCTGCTGCCGAAGGACCTGCCCCGGCTCGTCACCATCGGCCGTCTCGACATGAACACCGAGGGCCTGCTGCTCCTCACCAACGACGGCGAGCTCAAGCGCGCGATGGAGCTTCCCGCGAACGCGCTGGTGCGGCGCTACCGCGTGCGCGTGTTCGGCAGCGTCAACGCCCGCGCGCTCGAAGCGCTCGCCGAGGGCGTCACCATCGAAGGCGTGCGCTACGGCCCCATCAACGCCGACATCGAGCACAGGTCCGGCGCCTATGCGTGGCTCGTCGTCAGCATCACCGAGGGCAAGAACCGCGAGGTCCGCAAGGTGCTGGAGCATCTCGGCCTCAAGGTCGCGCGGCTGATCCGCGTCGGCTACGGCCCCTTCGACCTGGGCGAGCTTCCGGTGCGCGGCGTGGAGCAGGTCCCGGACGACGCCGTGTCGCGGCTGCGGAGCCGCCTGCCGCAGAAATGA
- a CDS encoding Na+/H+ antiporter subunit E codes for MRRIVPYPAFAAALLAMWLLLTESVSPGHVLLGSLIAVLATKAMAALQPEPAKIRFSLAIPRLAIIVLQDIIRSNIAVGRIILFGKRQDHRSGFLQMPLDLRNQYGLAVLACIITATPGTLWLQYDRSRNLLLIHVLDLVDDAQWIALIKNRYERLLMEIFE; via the coding sequence ATGAGGCGGATCGTCCCCTACCCCGCGTTCGCGGCCGCGTTGCTCGCGATGTGGCTGCTGCTGACCGAATCGGTGTCCCCCGGCCATGTCCTGCTCGGAAGCCTGATCGCCGTGCTTGCGACGAAGGCGATGGCGGCGCTTCAGCCGGAGCCCGCGAAGATCAGGTTTTCCCTCGCCATCCCCCGGCTGGCGATCATCGTGCTGCAGGACATCATCCGCTCGAACATCGCGGTGGGGCGCATCATCCTCTTCGGGAAGCGGCAGGACCACCGCTCCGGCTTCCTGCAAATGCCGCTCGATCTTCGCAATCAATACGGCCTCGCCGTTCTGGCCTGCATCATCACGGCGACGCCGGGCACGCTCTGGCTGCAATACGACCGTTCGCGCAACCTCCTGCTCATTCACGTCCTCGACCTCGTCGACGACGCGCAATGGATCGCGCTCATCAAGAACCGCTACGAACGCCTGCTGATGGAGATATTCGAATGA
- the mnhG gene encoding monovalent cation/H(+) antiporter subunit G, protein MIHAPDLPLWATILTALFLLSGAVITAIGSFGLLRLKSFYERVHAPTLGTTLGAGGVLIASMICFSALQSRPVIHEVLIALFVTLTTPVTLMLLARAALYRNRTEGDEAVPRDFD, encoded by the coding sequence ATGATCCACGCACCCGACCTGCCGCTGTGGGCGACGATCCTGACGGCGCTGTTCCTGCTGTCCGGCGCCGTCATCACCGCCATCGGCTCTTTCGGCCTCCTCCGGCTCAAGTCCTTCTACGAGCGCGTCCACGCCCCCACGCTGGGCACGACGCTGGGCGCGGGCGGCGTCCTCATCGCGTCGATGATCTGCTTCTCCGCGCTCCAGAGCCGGCCCGTGATCCACGAGGTGCTGATCGCGCTGTTCGTGACGCTGACCACGCCGGTCACGCTGATGCTGCTGGCGCGCGCGGCGCTCTACCGGAACCGCACGGAAGGCGACGAGGCGGTTCCCCGCGACTTCGACTGA
- a CDS encoding AsmA family protein: MNGSAMRKTWIGFGAVAGTAAMVAVVPYFIDWNWFKPQLVTAVEEATGYDVEVAGDIGFSLLPSPRLSAENLTVTGFGESREPLVKAQKLSAAVAFLPLLSKRAEVKYIALETPTVRLISYADGTTNWSDPAKAETDSSGGELSIEDFRVENGTFIMQGAEGEPMRIDDIDMNVSIASAEGPYKAEGSLLYGKLPVTLTAEYEKGGVRLDAAVKNAGTLAFAGRLGEAEEGAATPVSGKLTVSGEELGVLMAAFTGDEASKAIAYQKPVQVKATIDGTTEHLRIADVDGTVGGSKLGGAFDIDRGERTVISGRVVMDAINAADWMSADKTDDKEPFELPETIDADVLVRVNDARYGDMRLGAVNAPVKLANRVVTLGDTRLALAGGGSAVVRGLLDAADGEPRFRGRFGASLPRPAQTLAAFGTDGYTSLPPATLGGTIEYLGDAVTLGDLRGTLDGKTVGGKVRYPLEEGLPIDVTLGLQGLNWDRVVSKPSTGKSGDAFARTVNFDVRLGELLMGGSRYGGITAKGSYAADKVTLAQAVVEEALGFGITAKGSIDKLSADRRADLALGLAGEGVKGAITVKGPMSKLDVGGAVTYAGAEIGLNGWVRTEPDVAYQLAASAKAPEAGVVLARLQDEPRAAKLGPLDLGMQIAGAGDVAKITGIAGKIGGMTLSGDASVNTGGSVPVVNAVLKAGVVPVLALMGDDGTGAAEAASGKGARWSSEPLSFDWIRNFDGRIALSAERANYDAYVLEKPSLALVSKGGTLNIEGLKGGLYGGVFTASGTLTSGEAQGMALKVALSSVPVEPFLKAAMASAPATGTFDMTANVTARGRSQKALMSSLAGPVRLAATNGVIRKVNLKALDEELGDLRSIDSFARFAGTALKGGETQYRTLAIDATGKGGRFNIDKVTSDMDGGSVTAKGYVDMGAWYADSVAAIRLGSHADAPAIPATIKGPLPVPEVNYSLGPLQTWFGKRIALVGIKAAVGGEKLDLGGLIGGRTQDKAAVAEGETPAAAQPQKSVEQELGTALGKGLGKLLGKKKTTEEQQ, encoded by the coding sequence GTGAACGGAAGCGCAATGCGGAAGACGTGGATCGGGTTCGGTGCGGTTGCGGGAACGGCGGCGATGGTGGCCGTCGTGCCCTATTTCATCGACTGGAACTGGTTCAAGCCGCAGCTCGTCACGGCCGTGGAGGAAGCGACCGGCTACGACGTGGAGGTGGCCGGGGACATCGGCTTCTCGCTGCTGCCGAGCCCGCGCCTTTCCGCCGAGAACCTCACCGTCACCGGTTTCGGGGAAAGCCGCGAGCCGCTGGTGAAGGCGCAGAAGCTTTCCGCCGCCGTCGCCTTCCTGCCGCTGCTCTCGAAGCGTGCGGAGGTGAAGTACATCGCGCTCGAAACGCCCACGGTGCGCCTCATCAGCTATGCCGACGGCACGACCAACTGGTCCGATCCCGCGAAAGCGGAGACGGACTCATCGGGCGGCGAACTTTCGATCGAGGATTTCCGCGTCGAGAACGGCACGTTCATCATGCAGGGCGCCGAAGGCGAGCCGATGCGGATCGACGACATCGACATGAACGTGTCGATTGCGAGCGCGGAAGGCCCTTACAAGGCGGAAGGCTCGCTGCTGTACGGCAAGCTGCCGGTCACGCTCACCGCCGAGTATGAAAAGGGCGGCGTCCGGCTGGATGCGGCGGTCAAGAACGCAGGGACGCTGGCGTTCGCCGGTCGTCTCGGCGAGGCCGAAGAGGGCGCCGCGACGCCCGTTTCGGGCAAACTCACCGTTTCCGGCGAGGAACTCGGCGTGCTGATGGCGGCGTTCACGGGCGACGAGGCATCGAAGGCGATCGCCTATCAGAAGCCGGTGCAGGTGAAGGCGACCATCGACGGCACCACCGAGCACCTGCGCATCGCCGATGTCGACGGCACGGTCGGCGGATCGAAGCTGGGCGGCGCGTTCGACATTGATCGCGGCGAGCGGACCGTCATCAGCGGCCGTGTCGTGATGGATGCGATCAACGCGGCCGACTGGATGTCCGCCGACAAGACGGACGACAAGGAGCCGTTCGAGCTTCCCGAAACGATCGACGCGGACGTGCTCGTGCGCGTGAACGACGCGCGCTACGGCGACATGCGGCTCGGCGCGGTGAACGCGCCGGTGAAGCTCGCGAACCGCGTCGTGACGCTCGGCGACACCCGGCTCGCGCTCGCGGGCGGCGGCAGCGCCGTCGTGCGCGGGCTCCTCGACGCGGCGGACGGCGAGCCGCGCTTCCGGGGGCGCTTCGGCGCCAGCCTGCCGCGCCCCGCGCAGACGCTCGCGGCGTTCGGCACGGACGGCTACACGTCGCTGCCGCCCGCGACGCTCGGCGGCACCATCGAATACCTGGGCGACGCGGTGACGCTCGGCGACCTTCGCGGCACGCTCGACGGCAAGACCGTGGGCGGCAAGGTCCGCTACCCGCTGGAAGAGGGGCTGCCGATCGACGTGACGCTCGGCCTGCAAGGGCTGAACTGGGACCGCGTGGTCTCGAAGCCGTCGACGGGCAAATCCGGCGATGCGTTCGCCCGCACGGTGAACTTCGACGTGCGCCTCGGCGAACTGCTGATGGGCGGCAGCCGCTACGGCGGCATCACCGCGAAAGGCAGTTACGCGGCCGACAAGGTGACGCTGGCGCAGGCGGTGGTAGAGGAAGCACTCGGCTTCGGGATCACGGCCAAGGGCAGCATAGACAAGCTCTCCGCCGACCGCCGCGCCGACCTCGCGCTCGGCCTTGCGGGCGAGGGCGTGAAGGGCGCGATCACCGTGAAGGGGCCGATGTCGAAGCTCGATGTCGGCGGTGCGGTCACTTACGCGGGCGCGGAGATCGGCCTCAATGGCTGGGTGCGGACGGAGCCGGATGTCGCCTACCAACTCGCGGCGTCGGCGAAGGCGCCGGAAGCGGGCGTCGTGCTCGCGCGGCTTCAGGACGAGCCGCGTGCGGCGAAGCTCGGCCCGCTCGACCTCGGCATGCAGATCGCGGGCGCGGGCGACGTCGCGAAGATCACCGGCATCGCGGGCAAGATCGGCGGCATGACGCTCTCCGGGGACGCCTCCGTCAACACGGGCGGATCGGTGCCGGTGGTGAACGCCGTGCTGAAGGCGGGCGTCGTGCCCGTGCTCGCGCTGATGGGCGACGACGGCACCGGCGCTGCCGAGGCGGCGAGCGGGAAGGGCGCGCGCTGGTCCTCCGAGCCGCTGTCGTTCGACTGGATCCGCAATTTCGACGGGCGCATCGCGCTGTCGGCGGAGCGGGCGAACTACGATGCCTATGTTCTGGAAAAGCCTTCGCTCGCGCTTGTGAGCAAGGGCGGCACGCTCAATATCGAAGGGCTGAAAGGCGGGCTCTACGGCGGCGTCTTCACCGCCTCCGGTACGCTCACCTCGGGCGAGGCGCAGGGCATGGCGCTGAAGGTCGCGCTGAGCAGCGTGCCGGTCGAGCCGTTCCTGAAGGCGGCGATGGCGAGCGCGCCCGCCACCGGCACGTTCGACATGACCGCGAACGTCACCGCGCGCGGCCGCTCGCAAAAGGCGCTGATGTCCTCGCTTGCCGGGCCGGTGCGCCTTGCCGCGACGAACGGCGTCATCCGCAAGGTGAACCTGAAGGCGCTCGACGAGGAACTGGGCGACCTGCGCTCCATCGACAGCTTCGCCCGCTTCGCGGGGACGGCGCTGAAGGGCGGCGAGACGCAGTACCGCACGCTCGCCATCGACGCGACCGGCAAGGGCGGCCGCTTCAACATCGACAAGGTGACGAGCGACATGGACGGCGGCAGCGTGACCGCGAAAGGCTATGTCGACATGGGCGCGTGGTATGCGGACAGCGTCGCCGCCATCCGCCTCGGCAGCCATGCGGACGCGCCGGCGATCCCCGCGACGATCAAGGGGCCGCTGCCGGTGCCGGAGGTCAATTATTCGCTGGGGCCGCTGCAAACGTGGTTCGGCAAGCGCATCGCGCTCGTCGGCATCAAGGCGGCGGTGGGCGGCGAGAAGCTCGATCTCGGCGGTCTCATCGGCGGCAGGACGCAGGACAAGGCCGCTGTCGCCGAAGGCGAGACGCCCGCCGCCGCGCAGCCGCAGAAGAGCGTGGAGCAGGAACTCGGCACCGCGCTCGGCAAGGGCCTCGGCAAGCTGCTCGGCAAGAAGAAAACGACGGAAGAGCAGCAGTAG